The Styela clava chromosome 3, kaStyClav1.hap1.2, whole genome shotgun sequence genome includes the window GTCCcattaaataatttaatccaATAACTGTTTGAAATAATTGCACGGAGCAAAATAGGATTATGGTGCGATTATTCCAAGCAATCAGATTTACTTAATTTAAGTAATGGATATTCGTAATACTACGAGATATAACATAAATTTGAACATAtaggttttatatttttaacccTAAAGCTAGACCCACTCTTTCGTCGCATAAAATTGACACTACTAATGAAAGAAGACGCATTTCATTGCAGCGCTAATGGTACAACTTTACCGTTCATCTTTTATTCAGTTTGATTCGTTGTCATTGATATGGTCACAACTGATAAATTTGTCTGTTATGGAACGTAATTTTGGTGTTTAACTACACATATTTAAAACGAAATAGTCGGCATCTGAGGTCACAGCGTTACAAATTtggagatgtaccgatgtatcggcaatttttcggtatcggctaaatgtatTATGGAACGTAATTTTGGTGTTTAACTGtacatatttaaaacaaaatagtcGGCATCTGAGGTCACAACGTTACAAATTtggagatgtaccgatgtatcggcaAGTAttcggtatcggctaaatgtagaccgatatatttagcttttCAATACGAATcagaatgttttgaaaaataagttaaaatactaatcttgaaataatttttttctcggATAGATCGTGAACTATGTTGCGCCCTGCACGTCGCCACCCCAGCGAGAAGAAACATGAATAGGATTCTGACTtgttttagctatttatcagccaaactggctcaactaatttggctatatCCGCAGCCAAATTTTTGATATTACATGGTAATTagaaagaaatatatcaatcgaatattagtggaCGTTCCAATGTGTAAAAAACAACGATATATTGGCGCAAAATCTTGCGCACGTAACTCAGTGTATCAGTTCGATAGGATAAGGAGGCTGAATACTTTCCACCAACAGTAGCCAAACCCTATGATTTTTCTGATTGAGCATCTGAATCAATTAACGCATTTGGATTTCAAACATCAGTTAGttaaataatacatatatatatatacacacagtATATAGATAGCTGTGACCGTCAGCTGATTTTCTTTTTAGGAATTTCACATTTACAAAACTTTCACCAATCATGAGTTGTTCATCGTTAATCTACCTTATGCTAAAGacttttattacttatcgattttaatcggtaagtatgttgatgggtGTTTGTCTGTTGGATGCACGCGaaatctcacgaaagcgagattgaatctgctccagattttgcatgtgcattcatcatatgtcgtaccagaagcctgttgattttggatgaattatgtcgtataattagctagttattaatcaattagtgatgggacacaaggtgtcactatggagtaagagcgctgttttgggtcCCCCTAAgtttcgatcaataagtcttcggtatctgaccgatattctcgtgttTAACCTTGTGGCATTGCCTACATGCTGGCATCATAGAGGATAACTTCATTGATAATCGATCGAAAACTCATTGTTTGCGCCTCACGAAATCATGTATAAGAGACTTTTAGAATGCGGTTACAATACATTTTTCATGGCAGATCCACCTAATTATGAACCGCTATTGTTAGAAAGCTTCAATGATATACTTTGGGATATTAATTTTGCTATTCCATTAATTAGGTAGTCTGTCTCGTCGTTGCAATGAAATGCAATCGATTTAAGGGAACTATTGTTCAAATGGAAATCAATTATACAAGCGGCGAACTTCTTGGTAAAAACATGACAAGCATTGTAGAATTCGCGCACGTGGAGAAAGCAACTCACGTTTCCACTACGTGAATTAATACGCAACGATACATATTTCAAATTGTAATTAATGCAAATGATGCCGGACAGCAATAGTGCTTTTTACAAAATACTCTGCGACGACCATCAATCCCATCGTGCCTAGATGCCGAAACAAGTTCGTCATCATACAGCTGAATTCCTTGTTTCGGTCCGATTTGCCACAAAATAATGGTGTGTGATATGTTAGCTAAACAAGAGTGTACTGTACACCATTGGTTTTTAACCATTTGGTGGAGAGGAACTGAGGTGAAACATATTTCCAAGGCTGGAGAACCCCCTGTCTGCCTGTGTAATAGTTCAATTGTCTGAATGGTATAAATATGTATGAGCAAacctaatactgacaaaacaaagtgattttcaaattatagaaagtttaataattttgacaaatcttataggtaccggtatatgattatatataaacgatataaatatattaatatggaCTCTACGATTTGAATTAAAACTTGTGGAACCCCTGGACTACCAGCGTAAAAGTAGAAAAGGGAGATGATTCGGGCGTTTACGATCTTACAATCGTAAGACAATGCTCTTTTAGGTTCATTGTTAGGGTATCGAAGATAAGTTATCTATCTTGTAAGAAAATCAAATACAAACTCTAACGGCTATATTTACTTTGGTGATATAATCGCCGTTTTTGTAAGTGACATTTCAGGTCAACCCAACGTTATCATAACTATTATCGAACTCTTTGTATGCACTTCAGTCTTCAGCTTCAGTCTTACACGCATGCttttgaatttaaaacaaaGCTCCATCTCTCCGACGAGAATATATGACCTAGGGTTAACTCTATTGTGGCGTGATGGCATCGAACGAATCACAGACGCCGCACACACATTCACGCGCGTTTGttacaaatatgaaaatctctTGTGACGTAACAGGGCTTGTGATGGGAGTTGTCGGGTTACTTTCGTACGTCGACCTTATCAAGGGACGGCCGCGAACCATATGTACTTTGTATTCAGTGGACTGATGCCGCTCAAGGTCTTCATTTGCGCAAGAATTTTAGTTGTTTGGTTAGTACAAAGGTCGATTACGCATTGTTTAAACATGGAAAACAACATATTAATAGTTGTAGAAAAGTTTTGTGGTCGAGTGGGTATATTTAAGGTCACGTCTGTAGCACAGACAGGACAAAGACAGAAGGAATATGTTACCGGTGCGGTACAAAGAAAATTAGAATTATTTGATGTCGTAGCCTATATTCTGGATTTTAGAAGTGCCGTAAATTAATGTTAAGTTATTTTAATTCGAAATTGAAGTTTCAATTGACATCTCCCGACTGCCTCATTTCGCTCTCAGGCCTGCAGGGAGAATGGACTAAATTTAACTTCTGGTACCTCTTTTAGAATTTCTAACCTTATCTGAcaacttaaaaaaatatggttCGAGAACGTAAAGCGAGCACCGTTCACATTGGTTGCACTCCGCGCAACTTATCTTTTTCTGGATGTGGTTTTCTTGGAGTTTATCATATTGGCGTCGCCAGCTGCTTCAAACAACATGCTCCAGAATTCCTTCAAAATCTGAATAGACTATATGGTTGTTCTGCTGGTTCTATTGTAGGAGCTATGCTTCTATCAGATGTTTGCTGTGGTGAATTGTGTCGATCCACTTTGGATATAGTCCGTAATGTTCGATCTCGTTACCTTGGTCCACTGAGTCCAGGCTTTAAAGCAAATAGAGTACTTTTAGATGGCCTAAGAAGAGTTCTGCCTCCGGATGCACACAAAAAATGTGATGGAAGATTATTCATCTCATTGACGAGGGTGCGTGATCGAAAGAATATAATAGTCAGTGAATATCCTACTCGAGATTCATTGATTAGTGCATTGCTTTGTAGCTGTTTTGTTCCTTTTTATTCAGGATTCATTCCTCCAATGTACCAAGGTGTGTACTATGTTGACGGTGGTTTAACTAACAATCTTCCTGCAGGATCAGACACAATCACTGTCTCTCCATGGTCTGGGGGTAGTGATATTTGTCCAAGGGATGATACGGCTATATCACTAGTTGACATAAATATTGCAAACACTAGTGTGCAGATGACTGTGCGCAACCTACATAGAGTATCCATTATGTTTTTTCCTCCAGAAGGCGAGATTTTGAGTGACTTCTGCAAACAAGGCTTTCGGGAAGCTTTGCGATACTTGAAAGAACATGGTCTGTTCGAAACCATAAATCCCACACTGCGCAGTATGTCGTTCTCAAATGAGCTTGCCCATGTTGATATGAAACAGGAGCAGAAACATAGACTCTCCATGTCGTCAAAATGGTGTGCATTGAAATCCAATGCATCACTTTGTCTAAAAGAATTGGAATGGGAAGAAGACGATGTGTGTTCTGGATCATCAGATGAAGATTATTTGACAATGACCGCTGGAACACCTTCAGAAACTTCGTCATCTACCTCTGGATGTGCATCTTCTGAATTTGAAATGAGTGATGATGACTGTgataataatcataatcatgAAAACAATATTACTTCATCGGAATTGTATAAAGTTCATGTTCACAACTACCCACATCTAAAGTTTCTGCCGGTTGCTGGTGTTGTTCATATGTCATCGATGGAAGACTTTACTTCATTACTACATTTAAATTTGCCACATGTTGTGTTGCAGGCACTTGAGGAATCTTATCTTCATAAAAATAGTGGATGGTATTTTCCTATaaacaaaatgttttcaatcTGTGGTCGGCCTTTAGTATTGGCTAAAATGCCACTTGATAAGTCCTACTCTCTGGCCTTGCTTATACTTAAAAATGCGAACTACATACCTCAAAATTTTCAATGGGTATTGTGGTACATTTCCACTGTAGTTCACCATGTTCAGGAGCATTTTCAATTGAAAGGTTCAGAGTTAATTACAAAATTGAAGACTACAAAAGACAATTTATCTGATGAAGTTAAAGTTTTGGCTTGTCAATTGTGCATTATTATTCAATTAATTCTACAGAAAATTTGTTTTGGTAAAGACCTACCAGATTTATCCTGGGCATTGAAGATTGTTGGTGGTGTAAATACAATTTCTAAGTTCTCCAGTTATTTAACATAAAATTCACTCAgatcatcaaataatatttgtaCCAATAATTCTGCTATTTTATAagaatattttggaaatatggATATAGACCCTTGCGTAATATTTTCTCAATGTCAATGTATAAATATTGGCATTTTAAATCATTCTATAGTTAATTAACTAGAACACCTGCACTTTTATTTTGTGGGTGTTGAGTTATGGAAATCATCGCATGATATATGCATATTCAAAGTCTAAAGTTCATTTATCAGTATTCAAACGTCAAAAGTTCGTCtcaaatgtaaatattccattttattaCATCACTTATTTAATTTAAAGTGTTCTTGTCAGCGTGTTTTCTAATTGCTTTTATTCAATTACTTCAAAGAATTTACTTAAATTCATGCTTTGTAAATATTTATTCGACTTGGTGCCCTTCTATCATTATTGTGCAATTCTTGTATGTATGAAATGGTTTTAATTTTGAGAATTTGttgttcatttttaattttgtgtcaTTTAAAAGTTCTAATCTTATTGATCTGTGTACTCACTGCTCAGTAGATATATGAATTTGTGGTGCGGCATCTTAGGTACTAGAACACATGGCTTTTAAACCGCAACTATGCTAAGATAAACCAGTGGTTCGCGACCTGTTTTACAAGCGACTCAAATTTTTGGAAATCTAGCGACCAAAGAATATTGCTTAAATACTCGGAGTTATGTAATTCTTAAGCCTTATATCAAGAGTCGGCAACCATTTGTCGGTCACGGGcaaaaattaagggttgcaagtgtttggcgggccgcacatatttttagaaatttgaaaaccgaacggatgatactttttataataaaaatcaagcagtgatacatctctcggtTAGAGTATAGATTTAATTTCTCATTgcattaaatattgaaatccCGTTTGAATactttcggcgccattgaaccctttgcacgtagcatcaacttttctgcgtttcgtTGCAATTTgtctaattaaaattaaattataggctcattaaacgagtaattgtgaattttatacttgttctattataatttagtctacacgtgtctcacaatcaattctgttacgtaaagaatttaatcgtcaaaacagctgtttgttactataattcagggAAGCggcgcgggccggattatatatattactaatACGAAACAACCGTTTTtacatgaaattaattttcccaaaAATTAACTCAAAAGTGAGAGGGCTGCGCTTATTTGTCATAGCGAGTTTCGAAATCGTGGCGTGGGTTTACTTAGACAAAACAACAGTTGTCAAGTTTTTACCCCGTGATACTTCCCACATATACAGGGTGATCAGACCAGGTGCGgacaaatgtttattaaaatatccacaatataaatgtgaaagattaaaaaattgttttgcagAAAATAGCATTATAAAGATAAATGATAGAAttcattggtattttttgatatCCCTACTTTGCCTATAGCATATATATTGAGAAAactctgtttgattttattctcagatttccacGATACACAGCATACtaatcttaaaacatttatccacactagctttgaatggtttacaatttacatcgtcttctctcTCCTTATCGAatgatatcggagtcgtatttatacgttgatcataaatccaattaaatgctgtaaacgtgagctcgtgattcacgttataaacagaaattcctattatctcaacaagggtaattaggtacatcgtacagatgggaacttagatataattatttcaatcagtgccaaaggtcttgagaatataaattttaatttgataatgactgggtggaacatgttatgtttcttaaactggtgtaatttgattcctacgaaagtctttgttcgaattttgggaaaaattaactttgtcatgatgatttcaacatgaaatggggtacatttgggggttagttgctatatgcCTATCCACTACTCGCCTAGATCTGTTTGAAACTTGACTGCACGTGGCACGTATGGtttcttctgaaattttgtCCCAACAAGTCATCAATCTATGCTTTAGATTAGAGCAGTTGTTCCAACCTGAGGTACGCGCACCACTAATGGTACGCAAGCAGCTTTAAATTATTGAAACCAATCCTTATCTTTTAGAGTTCGCCCTCGCCCGTTACTGTCCACCAAAAACGTAAAAGGCATGTTTTCGCCGTTTTACGTCACAATGCGTCTACATTAATAAATCGGCGAATAAGTGAGCGTTCGTGATAGCAGCTAGCACTGATCAAAGTGTCGTCCAAGGTTTCGGATAATTTAGTGGTTATGGTGAGATGCATTGTGACGTAACGCGAAAAATGGCAAAACATGCCCGTTACGTTTTAGATGGACAGTAACGAGCGAGAGCGATAATTCGATTATCCGACAAATCGATTGTGCAACTGTCCCGGATTGTTTTGAATGTCGTACGCAGATTGCAGTTTGTTGGTCACGAAGTGGCTTTCCAAATCTTTGGAttgtggttttcaacctttgaTTATTGGTGGAGCGCAACCCCAATGAAACATTTCGGAAGATTGAGGGAATCCGTGAACTTTAAAGATCTTATGcaaaaaacattatttggtTAATAAAAtactcatatatatttatataaaaacaaaggtgaccgtacatttgaacccacgtacatttgaacccatgcgtatatccacgggttcaatctataagcgggtgctaaaacccatgggttagggctagtatgggtttaactatccgtgaaacaaaaaaaattccataggcgcaatagcatacaggtgcaaatgccatgggttcaaatgtacgtgggttcaaatgtaatggaaccaaaagCAAACCCAATACCGGCAAAATCAAATGATCTTCCTAGTGTTGTGTTATGGAATTACCGCTAGATGTAGATCAAGAGATATGAGATGTTACTTTCAAATACTCTTGGAAAGGGGGTGGCCAATCAGTCTGAGACCAAGAGCCGCATTTCGTACTTTATTACCGCGACAAGCCAGATCATAAATAAGAACACATTTGAACATCAGATATACCTTTATTCAGCTTTGCTAGAATGCtagtttattgtaaatttcATACACCAACATGATTATGACAGAAATTTACAGGCCATTTAGTGTTATACATGCTACTTAGTGGAACTTCTGACGTTCCTTGGATTGAACAATCCTTTTTAAATCTGATTTGTATGTCGTTGTAGCCAATCGAAGCACTTCTTCCACATGGGTGTCAGTCAGAACTGATCAATGCTTTGTTTTCACGTGATTTAGGATGAAAAACACAGATTCGCAGACGTATGTTGACCAGCACCGGAtcaaccattaaacaatataagcacgtgcttagggcaccaagcgaaggggggcaccacagaaattttagagcagaatttcatatagtttatcgatgttttttaaaatattacgagttcatcagacgactcaaacttcaaaattttcgcttatttttcgtcttcaagtatcatattaatcTTCTTCATGGACCTTtctccgagcatcgacttccttatttacatcgtgacattggccaatcagcaagaggCAAAAGGTGACGTAACATTGTACCCTTTTcccatccgctcagacacttttctcacccAGACAGATTTTccggcgtggtcgtaaacattatctcgttttcgcgttttcgaactctattcgttagttttcagttgtgtttcggaaatttgaatataaatcaggTAATTCAAtaatcactctgtcttcctatgagttttaatttaattgcagtaataaaaaattagtgtagaaatagctgtgatagactaggctagacttctttaccggtacttgtaagaaacagattgttgtatgcgatgaatcataatgatggtttgaaatatatacctcattttacaggcgccaactcgcgaaaccactcttaaaataaggcccgaaaattttgcaatggtaaggTATAGTaggaatttttcgggggtcaaaggtcggggaaaagtCCAATAAAAATAAACAGTGAGACTTAttcattggacacgaaatgggcctatgagtcgttttcttaaattgttgttttttcttcctagtattctccttgttgctgcatttttgttttgaaaaaatttcttttttcttcaacaattggaccaaaactatttgcactatgtggcggttccacgatcgcatttcaacgatctggTGGTTAGCGAAGTTGGGAGTTTTTtaataaggtagaccagggtggtccaaaccctgtcatgctgatacatttcgtgcggctcacagaacaattttagcgtatatttgtatctaacaGAATGaacgtttttgatttttttggtattccaactggggttggtaTCCCGAGTTTCgaaccctttttctaacgctttgtgactttattttagtaaaaacactcctctgttttcaagcgtcggccatgtgacagtagtgacgaaacgcagagccgacttaacgccgcccaatccattttttttagctgggtcccgaaataccaacttagtcGGACTCGGTAGatatttgacgatggcactaagcttgctcacgctgcaagtttttaaattactcaaatataacaatttgtaataaaatttgtCACAAGAAAAGTGAGATGaggaaaattaactttaaaataactaaaggctttatatatcttcttcaaaagaacgccacccatgcaacataataatatataGTATGATTAggacggtaaactctcgttgtttattaaatttaaagtaagtaacctcgcgatatttcgatcacttttgggttttctccgacttgcggcccgcgagacctcctcaaaagtttttgcggtcctacAACCTAGAACCactctgaggtagactactaggaaCCGGTAAAATTCCAAACTACGGTTGTGACTTGTAtgctttggtatttcgattcacgttgagactggaggcatgaatctttattgtcacactcccgcAGGATTAGatctcaaccgatatatcgacccgatattgcgtgtttgccgatatatcatatcggcagtaaacggccgatatatatatcgatcATCTTCAAATAATTTGCAGCCTCACCCGAGCCGAGACTAGAGGGAAATTTCAAACAATCCGTCTTGGAATTTAATGTGTCGTCGTCGACGTAACTTGTGACGTTATATCTGCACACCAATTACATCACTCAAACTTCGTTTTCGAAACGATTACGACAGCCGTTGTAGTGCAATAAACGCGACACACAACAAAGAATTTGATTGTGACTTAATAACGGACGATTGCATGATAAAGTGAATGGAGGCTCTTCTGCCGTGCCTTCGACGTAATAAAAGAAGAATGCACGATGAATCATATGTTTATTCGAAACGTGATTAATTGTAGTTTGCAAGTTATTTTTCCCTTAAAATACCCGAGGCGaaaagagccgcatgcggctcgcgagccgcgg containing:
- the LOC120342677 gene encoding uncharacterized protein LOC120342677, yielding MVRERKASTVHIGCTPRNLSFSGCGFLGVYHIGVASCFKQHAPEFLQNLNRLYGCSAGSIVGAMLLSDVCCGELCRSTLDIVRNVRSRYLGPLSPGFKANRVLLDGLRRVLPPDAHKKCDGRLFISLTRVRDRKNIIVSEYPTRDSLISALLCSCFVPFYSGFIPPMYQGVYYVDGGLTNNLPAGSDTITVSPWSGGSDICPRDDTAISLVDINIANTSVQMTVRNLHRVSIMFFPPEGEILSDFCKQGFREALRYLKEHGLFETINPTLRSMSFSNELAHVDMKQEQKHRLSMSSKWCALKSNASLCLKELEWEEDDVCSGSSDEDYLTMTAGTPSETSSSTSGCASSEFEMSDDDCDNNHNHENNITSSELYKVHVHNYPHLKFLPVAGVVHMSSMEDFTSLLHLNLPHVVLQALEESYLHKNSGWYFPINKMFSICGRPLVLAKMPLDKSYSLALLILKNANYIPQNFQWVLWYISTVVHHVQEHFQLKGSELITKLKTTKDNLSDEVKVLACQLCIIIQLILQKICFGKDLPDLSWALKIVGGVNTISKFSSYLT